The following proteins are co-located in the Noviherbaspirillum sp. UKPF54 genome:
- the glnE gene encoding bifunctional [glutamate--ammonia ligase]-adenylyl-L-tyrosine phosphorylase/[glutamate--ammonia-ligase] adenylyltransferase, whose product MTQSYLTSNVASRFYSRWLNADPARAEMVTCLAELSITPAIFARLLQKETAAGMPLPRAMRRVRNLVLAGLIERDLSGRADLDEVMTAISGFADFAIRTHLAELMAEMTQAHGVPIGAESGKPQEMIVLGMGKLGGDELNVSSDIDLIFVYPEDGETRASSPEQRQLSNHEFFVRLGRKLIGALSEITEDGFTFRVDMALRPNGASGPLVASMAMVEEYLIVQGREWERYAWVKARAVTGQPEDIAALDQIVRPFVYRRYLDFGAIEALRNMHAQIRAEVSRQEARHPERSNNVKLGRGGIREIEFLAQVFQLIRGGRDATLRDRSTRATLRTLAEKNLLSGAEVEQLLHAYTFLRNVEHRLQYLDDAQTHTFPANPDDRLTVAKTMGYQDVESLLAELDIQRKIVAAQFDAIFSDKKGGQAEGSAGESEAQPVLADAENADAIAARLSALGFDDAASVAQRLLLTLQSPKLASLPEASRGKLRALINAALPLIAAGAAGQADTLARLLDFFEAIARRAAYLALLTEYPHTLERVIRMMSASGWAAKYLTRHPILLDELLENRTLKAAPDWTAFAAEVQRQLAAHAGDTEHQMNVLRDLHHAQLFRLLAQDLEGELTVERLADHLSALADILVGATVDAAWRTIHNRHVEVPKFAVIAYGKLGGKELGYASDLDVIFLFDDDHPEAPALYAKLAQRFITWMTSHTPSGILFDVDIALRPDGASGLLVSRLSAFEKYQAESAWVWEHQALTRARFCAGDTAIGERFEAIREAVLRQPRDPEKLKSEVLAMRRKMRDAHPNRSQQFDLKHDAGGMIDIEFIVQFLVLRHAARYPQLTADIGNIALLRLCGELGLIDAALAGEVASAYRAFRKLQHQIRLQGLDRARVDFGRIENEAAHVKRLWSAVLE is encoded by the coding sequence GTGACCCAGTCCTATTTGACCAGTAACGTTGCCTCCCGGTTCTATTCACGATGGCTCAATGCCGATCCGGCCCGTGCGGAAATGGTAACGTGTCTTGCAGAATTATCTATTACCCCTGCGATTTTTGCTCGTCTTTTACAAAAAGAAACGGCGGCCGGCATGCCGCTGCCGCGCGCCATGCGGCGGGTGCGCAACCTGGTGCTGGCGGGACTGATCGAACGGGACCTTTCCGGCCGCGCCGATCTGGACGAAGTCATGACGGCCATCAGCGGGTTTGCCGATTTCGCCATTCGCACCCATCTGGCCGAGCTGATGGCGGAAATGACGCAGGCGCACGGCGTGCCGATCGGCGCCGAATCGGGCAAGCCGCAGGAAATGATCGTGCTCGGCATGGGCAAGCTGGGCGGCGACGAACTGAACGTTTCGTCGGATATCGACCTGATCTTCGTCTATCCGGAGGACGGGGAAACGCGCGCCTCCTCGCCGGAACAGCGCCAGCTTTCCAACCATGAATTCTTCGTGCGGCTCGGCAGGAAACTGATCGGCGCCCTGTCCGAAATTACCGAGGACGGCTTCACCTTCCGGGTCGACATGGCGCTGCGCCCCAACGGCGCATCCGGCCCGCTGGTGGCGAGCATGGCGATGGTCGAGGAATACCTGATCGTGCAGGGGCGCGAATGGGAGCGCTATGCATGGGTGAAGGCGCGCGCCGTCACCGGGCAGCCGGAAGATATCGCGGCGCTCGACCAGATCGTGCGGCCGTTCGTCTACCGGCGCTACCTGGATTTCGGCGCCATCGAGGCGCTGCGCAACATGCATGCGCAGATCCGCGCCGAGGTGTCGCGCCAGGAAGCGCGTCATCCGGAGCGCAGCAACAACGTCAAGCTCGGCCGCGGCGGCATCCGCGAGATCGAGTTCCTGGCGCAGGTGTTCCAGCTCATCCGCGGCGGGCGCGACGCGACGCTGCGCGACCGCTCCACCCGCGCCACCCTCCGCACGCTGGCGGAGAAGAACCTGCTGAGCGGTGCCGAAGTGGAGCAGCTGCTGCACGCCTACACCTTCCTGCGCAATGTCGAGCACCGCCTACAGTATCTGGACGACGCCCAGACCCACACCTTCCCGGCCAATCCGGATGACCGCCTGACGGTGGCCAAGACGATGGGTTACCAGGACGTCGAGTCGCTGCTGGCGGAGCTCGATATCCAGCGCAAGATCGTCGCCGCGCAGTTCGACGCGATCTTCAGCGACAAGAAAGGCGGCCAGGCCGAGGGCAGCGCGGGCGAATCCGAGGCGCAGCCGGTGCTGGCCGACGCGGAAAACGCCGACGCGATTGCGGCGCGCCTGTCCGCGCTCGGCTTCGACGACGCGGCATCCGTGGCGCAGCGCCTGCTGCTGACCTTGCAGTCGCCGAAACTGGCGTCGCTGCCCGAGGCCAGCCGCGGCAAGCTGCGGGCCCTCATCAATGCGGCGCTGCCGCTCATTGCGGCCGGCGCCGCCGGGCAGGCGGACACGCTCGCGCGACTGCTCGACTTCTTCGAAGCCATCGCGCGCCGCGCGGCCTATCTGGCCCTGCTGACCGAATATCCGCATACGCTGGAGCGCGTGATCCGGATGATGAGCGCCAGCGGCTGGGCGGCGAAATACCTGACGCGCCACCCGATCCTGCTGGACGAGCTTCTGGAGAACCGCACGCTCAAGGCGGCGCCCGACTGGACCGCCTTCGCCGCCGAAGTGCAGCGCCAGCTGGCGGCCCACGCGGGCGACACCGAGCACCAGATGAACGTGCTGCGCGACCTGCACCACGCCCAGCTGTTCCGCCTGCTGGCACAGGACCTGGAAGGAGAGCTGACGGTGGAGCGGCTGGCCGACCACCTGTCCGCACTGGCTGACATCCTGGTCGGCGCGACCGTCGACGCCGCTTGGCGGACGATCCACAACCGGCATGTCGAGGTACCGAAGTTCGCGGTGATCGCGTACGGCAAGCTGGGCGGCAAGGAGCTCGGCTATGCGTCCGACCTGGACGTGATTTTCCTGTTCGACGACGACCATCCGGAAGCACCAGCCTTGTACGCGAAGCTGGCGCAGCGCTTCATCACCTGGATGACCAGCCACACGCCATCCGGCATCCTGTTCGATGTCGACATCGCGTTGCGTCCGGACGGCGCCAGCGGCCTGCTGGTGTCGCGCCTGTCCGCATTCGAGAAGTACCAGGCCGAATCGGCATGGGTGTGGGAGCACCAGGCGCTCACCCGGGCGCGCTTCTGTGCGGGCGACACGGCCATCGGGGAGCGCTTCGAGGCGATCCGCGAGGCCGTGCTGCGCCAGCCGCGCGATCCCGAAAAGCTGAAGAGCGAAGTGCTCGCGATGCGCCGGAAAATGCGCGACGCGCATCCGAACCGCTCGCAGCAGTTCGACCTGAAGCACGATGCGGGCGGCATGATCGATATCGAATTCATTGTGCAGTTCCTGGTGCTGCGTCATGCCGCGCGGTATCCGCAGCTGACCGCCGACATCGGCAATATCGCCTTGCTCAGGTTGTGCGGCGAACTGGGCCTGATCGACGCGGCGCTGGCCGGCGAGGTGGCGTCGGCCTACCGCGCCTTCCGCAAACTGCAGCACCAGATCCGACTACAGGGGCTTGACCGCGCGCGCGTCGACTTCGGGCGAATCGAAAACGAAGCAGCGCACGTCAAACGGCTGTGGTCCGCCGTCCTGGAATGA
- a CDS encoding EAL domain-containing protein, with protein sequence MLPGWLIALVAFTYLGALFAIAYCGDKAAAKGRSFIANPYVYSLSMAVYASAWTFYGSVGRAATSGIGFLPVYLGPTVMATLWWIVLRKIIRIAKDNHITSLADFVSSRYGKSAALAGLVTTIATLGVVPYISLQLKAISVSFNVLLGYPNITPPPPQSGPIIADTAFYAAMILGAFTILFGTRHLDASERHEGMVAAVAFESLVKLVAFLCIGAFVTYGLYDGFCDLFTRAAALPQALDAFTIGNRQLDVYHNWASLFTVAFLSMLAIVFLPRQFQMAVVENVDEQHLNKAIWLFPLYLLLFNVFVLPIAFGGLLHFAGQATDPDTFILTLPMSGQQPALALLVFVGGFSAATGMVIVECIALSTMVCNDLVIPMLLRFKRLRLSESEDLSGLLLGVRRMTIVLILLFSYAYFRLAGEAYALASTGLISFAAVAQFAPAVLGGIYWKGATRTGALAGLGAGFLVWTYTLLLPAFAHSGWLPMSFLDAGPFGLTLLQPQQLFGLRGLDEITHAILWSMLANIGAYIGVSVTTGQSALEQTQAALFVDVFKHGRDVAPNNRRTHGSLPELHALLSRFLGPERAIATFTGYARQRGLDWPREADAELVNASEAQLAGVIGAASARAMIASVIEEEPLHDSLTGLPNRMLLLDRLNDTQEQSKLGGDYSFAVLFLTLDRFRVITDSLGRAAGDQLLIHVARRLKAGLRLGETAAHLGSDEFALILNGIKDASEATRFAEQLQVALSAAYTLDESEVYTTASIGIALSNAAYTVPDDLLRDAETANHQAVLLGGACCEVFGANLRKRVVALLDMETRLRQAVVKGREFEVYYQPVVAFASGRISGFEALVRMRRTDGSLIPPNEFIPLTEETGLIVHIGRHVLMEACRQMREWQLKFPALPPLHISVNIADRQFVHPSLMQQIDEVLAATGLGTDSLKLEVTETVIMDHAEEASAVLSKLQAKGIRLLMDDFGTGYSSLSYLHHFPVNSLKIDASFVRRMDESDKDMQIIQAIVTLAHSLGMDTIAEGVESASQMARLKSLKVEYGQGYYFSRPLPAADAEALLAAWPHYQG encoded by the coding sequence ATGTTGCCAGGCTGGCTCATCGCGCTGGTCGCCTTCACCTACCTGGGCGCCCTGTTCGCGATCGCCTATTGCGGCGACAAGGCTGCCGCCAAGGGACGCAGCTTCATCGCCAATCCCTACGTGTATTCGCTGTCGATGGCGGTCTACGCCTCGGCATGGACGTTCTACGGCAGCGTCGGGCGCGCGGCCACCAGCGGTATCGGTTTCTTGCCGGTATATCTCGGTCCGACCGTGATGGCCACGCTGTGGTGGATCGTGCTGCGCAAGATCATCCGCATCGCCAAGGACAACCACATCACCTCGCTCGCCGATTTCGTCTCCTCGCGCTATGGCAAGAGCGCGGCGCTGGCCGGGCTGGTCACTACCATCGCGACGCTGGGGGTGGTGCCCTACATCTCGCTGCAGCTGAAGGCGATTTCGGTCAGCTTCAACGTCCTGCTCGGCTACCCGAACATTACGCCGCCACCGCCGCAGTCGGGGCCGATCATCGCCGACACCGCGTTTTATGCGGCCATGATTCTCGGCGCCTTCACCATCCTGTTCGGCACGCGGCACCTGGACGCCTCGGAGCGGCACGAGGGCATGGTGGCGGCAGTGGCCTTCGAATCGCTGGTCAAGCTGGTCGCCTTCCTGTGCATCGGTGCCTTCGTCACCTACGGGCTGTACGACGGCTTCTGCGACCTCTTCACCAGGGCCGCGGCGCTGCCGCAGGCGCTCGACGCCTTTACCATCGGCAATCGACAGCTCGACGTCTACCACAACTGGGCTTCCCTGTTTACGGTGGCCTTCCTTTCGATGCTGGCGATCGTGTTCCTGCCGCGCCAGTTCCAGATGGCGGTAGTGGAAAACGTGGACGAGCAGCATCTGAACAAGGCGATCTGGCTGTTTCCGCTGTATCTGCTGCTGTTTAACGTGTTCGTGCTGCCGATCGCCTTCGGCGGCCTGCTGCATTTCGCGGGGCAGGCAACCGATCCGGACACCTTCATCCTGACCCTGCCGATGAGCGGGCAGCAACCGGCGCTCGCGCTGCTGGTGTTCGTCGGCGGTTTTTCGGCCGCCACCGGCATGGTGATCGTCGAATGCATCGCGCTGTCGACCATGGTGTGCAACGACCTGGTGATACCAATGCTGCTGCGCTTCAAGCGCCTGCGGCTGTCGGAAAGCGAGGACTTGTCCGGGCTGCTGCTCGGCGTCAGGCGCATGACCATCGTGCTCATCCTGTTGTTCAGCTATGCCTATTTCCGCCTCGCGGGCGAGGCATACGCTCTCGCCTCGACCGGCCTGATCTCGTTCGCGGCGGTCGCCCAGTTCGCGCCTGCCGTGCTGGGTGGCATCTACTGGAAAGGTGCGACGCGCACCGGTGCCCTGGCCGGGCTGGGCGCGGGCTTCCTGGTCTGGACCTACACCCTGCTGCTGCCGGCCTTCGCGCATTCCGGCTGGCTACCAATGAGTTTTTTGGACGCGGGGCCGTTCGGCTTGACGCTGCTGCAGCCGCAGCAGCTGTTCGGCCTGCGGGGGCTCGATGAAATCACGCATGCGATTCTGTGGAGCATGCTGGCCAACATCGGCGCCTATATCGGCGTGTCCGTGACGACCGGCCAGAGCGCGCTGGAACAGACGCAGGCGGCGCTGTTCGTCGACGTCTTCAAGCATGGCCGCGACGTTGCACCCAATAACCGGCGCACGCACGGATCGCTGCCCGAACTGCATGCGCTCCTGTCCCGCTTCCTGGGTCCCGAGCGCGCGATCGCGACCTTCACCGGCTACGCGCGGCAGCGCGGGCTGGACTGGCCGCGAGAAGCCGACGCAGAACTGGTCAACGCATCCGAAGCGCAGCTGGCCGGCGTGATCGGCGCCGCCTCCGCCCGGGCGATGATTGCGTCGGTGATCGAGGAAGAGCCGCTGCACGACAGCCTGACCGGCTTGCCGAACCGGATGCTGCTGCTGGATCGCCTGAACGACACGCAGGAACAGTCGAAGCTCGGCGGCGATTACAGCTTCGCGGTCCTGTTTCTGACGCTGGACCGCTTTCGCGTTATCACCGACAGCCTGGGCCGCGCGGCCGGCGACCAGTTGCTGATCCATGTCGCACGGCGGCTCAAAGCCGGCCTGCGCCTGGGCGAAACCGCGGCCCATCTCGGCAGCGACGAATTCGCCCTCATCCTCAACGGCATCAAGGACGCCAGCGAAGCGACGCGTTTCGCCGAACAGCTGCAGGTCGCATTGAGCGCGGCATACACGCTGGACGAGTCCGAGGTCTATACGACGGCGAGCATCGGCATCGCCCTCTCCAACGCCGCCTACACGGTGCCGGACGATCTCCTGCGCGACGCGGAAACCGCCAACCACCAGGCGGTCCTGCTCGGCGGCGCCTGCTGCGAAGTGTTCGGCGCGAACCTGCGAAAACGGGTGGTCGCGCTGCTCGACATGGAGACCAGGCTGCGCCAGGCGGTCGTCAAGGGCCGGGAATTCGAAGTGTATTACCAGCCTGTCGTGGCCTTTGCCAGCGGCCGGATCAGCGGCTTCGAGGCGCTTGTGCGCATGCGGCGCACCGACGGCAGCCTGATCCCGCCCAACGAATTCATTCCGCTCACGGAAGAAACCGGCCTGATCGTGCATATCGGCCGCCATGTGCTGATGGAGGCATGCCGCCAGATGCGCGAGTGGCAGCTCAAGTTTCCCGCCCTGCCGCCGCTGCATATCAGCGTCAACATCGCTGACCGGCAGTTCGTGCACCCGAGCCTCATGCAGCAGATCGACGAAGTGCTGGCCGCAACCGGCCTGGGCACCGACAGCCTCAAGCTGGAAGTCACGGAAACGGTCATTATGGACCACGCGGAGGAAGCCTCCGCCGTACTGTCCAAGCTGCAAGCCAAGGGCATCAGGTTGCTGATGGACGACTTCGGAACCGGCTATTCTTCACTGTCCTACCTGCATCATTTCCCCGTCAATTCCCTGAAGATCGATGCCTCGTTCGTCAGGCGCATGGACGAAAGCGACAAGGACATGCAAATCATCCAGGCCATCGTCACCCTGGCGCACTCGCTGGGCATGGATACGATCGCCGAAGGCGTGGAAAGCGCCAGCCAGATGGCACGGCTGAAATCGCTGAAGGTCGAATACGGCCAGGGTTACTACTTTTCCAGGCCCTTGCCGGCGGCCGACGCAGAAGCGCTGCTGGCAGCCTGGCCGCATTATCAGGGATGA
- the lepB gene encoding signal peptidase I, with amino-acid sequence MLKLRKLVAENKGFLFFVFGMILVRSAVADWYGVPSGSMYPTLMIGDRIVTNRLAYDVKLPFTDVILKHLADPKRGDIVTFTSPEDGNRLVKRLVALPGDVVEMRGEQLIINGVQAAYGQADSGAITRLSPDYVGPQLVLAEQILGSRRPIIVMPERKALRSFGPVTVPPGQYLMLGDNRDNSKDSRYIGFVRRELISGQVSRVAFSFDTGHYYLPRMDRIGAALQ; translated from the coding sequence ATGCTCAAACTCCGGAAACTGGTCGCTGAAAACAAGGGGTTCCTGTTCTTCGTGTTCGGCATGATCCTGGTGCGCAGCGCTGTCGCCGACTGGTATGGCGTGCCTTCGGGCTCCATGTATCCGACCCTGATGATCGGCGACCGCATCGTCACCAACCGGCTGGCGTATGACGTGAAGCTGCCGTTTACCGACGTCATCCTCAAGCATCTCGCCGACCCGAAGCGCGGCGATATCGTCACATTCACTTCGCCGGAAGATGGGAACAGGCTGGTCAAGCGCCTGGTCGCATTGCCGGGCGACGTGGTGGAAATGCGCGGAGAGCAACTGATCATCAATGGCGTGCAAGCCGCCTACGGGCAGGCCGACAGTGGCGCCATTACCCGGCTTTCTCCGGATTACGTCGGCCCGCAGCTGGTATTGGCAGAGCAGATCCTCGGCAGCCGGCGGCCGATCATCGTGATGCCGGAGCGTAAAGCCCTGCGCAGCTTCGGCCCGGTCACTGTCCCGCCCGGCCAATATCTGATGCTCGGCGATAACCGCGACAACAGCAAGGATTCGCGCTATATCGGTTTCGTCAGGCGGGAACTGATCAGCGGCCAGGTCAGCCGTGTCGCCTTTTCTTTCGATACCGGCCATTACTACCTGCCGCGCATGGACCGCATTGGCGCAGCCTTGCAGTAA
- the gap gene encoding type I glyceraldehyde-3-phosphate dehydrogenase: MTIRVAINGYGRIGRNILRAFYEGGKKQDIQIVAINDLGNAQSNAHLTRYDTAHGKFPGTVEVDGDFMVVNGDKIKVFAQRNPAEIPWGELNVDVVLECTGFFTTKEKASAHLKGGAKKVIISAPGGKDVDATVVFGVNQNVLKASDTVISNASCTTNCLAPLVKPLHDKIGLLNGLMTTVHAYTNDQVLTDVMHEDLRRARSATQSMIPTKTGAAAAVGLVLPELNGKLDGYAIRVPTINVSIVDLSFIAARDTTVDEINQIMKDAANGALKGILTYNTEPLVSVDFNHNPASSNFDATLTKVSGRLVKVSSWYDNEWGFSNRMLDTTVALMSAK, from the coding sequence ATGACTATTCGCGTCGCAATCAACGGCTACGGCCGCATCGGTCGCAACATCCTCCGCGCTTTCTACGAAGGCGGCAAGAAGCAAGACATCCAGATCGTTGCGATCAACGACCTCGGCAATGCGCAGTCCAACGCGCATCTGACCCGCTACGACACCGCGCACGGCAAGTTCCCGGGCACCGTCGAAGTCGACGGCGATTTCATGGTTGTGAATGGCGACAAGATCAAGGTTTTCGCGCAGCGCAACCCGGCTGAAATTCCGTGGGGCGAGCTGAACGTCGACGTGGTACTGGAGTGCACCGGCTTCTTCACCACCAAGGAAAAGGCTTCCGCTCACCTGAAAGGCGGAGCGAAGAAGGTCATCATCTCCGCTCCGGGCGGCAAGGACGTTGACGCAACCGTCGTGTTCGGCGTGAACCAGAACGTGCTGAAGGCTTCCGACACCGTCATCTCCAACGCTTCCTGCACCACCAACTGCCTGGCCCCGCTGGTCAAGCCGCTGCACGACAAGATCGGCCTGCTGAACGGCCTGATGACCACCGTGCACGCCTACACCAACGACCAGGTGCTGACCGACGTGATGCACGAAGACCTGCGCCGCGCCCGTTCCGCTACCCAGTCGATGATCCCGACCAAGACCGGCGCCGCCGCCGCGGTCGGCCTGGTGCTGCCTGAGCTGAACGGTAAGCTGGACGGCTACGCGATCCGCGTTCCGACGATTAACGTGTCGATCGTCGACCTGTCCTTCATCGCCGCCCGCGACACCACGGTCGACGAAATCAACCAGATCATGAAGGACGCTGCCAACGGCGCACTGAAGGGCATCCTGACCTACAACACCGAGCCGCTGGTATCGGTCGACTTCAACCACAACCCGGCATCGTCCAACTTCGACGCTACCCTGACCAAGGTTTCCGGCCGTCTGGTGAAGGTGTCGTCCTGGTACGACAACGAGTGGGGCTTCTCCAACCGCATGCTGGACACCACCGTGGCATTGATGTCCGCCAAATAA
- the tkt gene encoding transketolase, giving the protein MTSSLPTDKMANAIRALAMDAVQKANSGHPGMPMGMAEIAVALWSRHYRHNPANPHWMNRDRFILSNGHGSMLQYALLHLTGYDLSMDEIKNFRQLHSKTAGHPEVHVTPGVETTTGPLGQGLSNAVGMALAERLLAAEFNKPGFNVVDHHTYAFVGDGCLMEGISHEVCSLAGALRLSKLIVLYDDNGISIDGKVEGWFLDDTPKRFEAYNWNVIRNVDGHDVAAVAAAIAEAKKSDKPVLICCKTMIGKGSPNMQGTDKVHGAALGDKEIAATREAIGWTHAPFEIPADVYTAWDAKQQGAALEEEWNALFKAYDERYPQEAGELVRRMKGELPGNFTATMDAYVAACIEKKETIATRKASQNAIQALAPVLPEFLGGSADLTGSNLTNWKECVAVRAEQAGNHINYGVREFGMSAIMNGIALHGGYIPFGATFLTFSDYSRNALRMAALMKIRSIFVFTHDSIGLGEDGPTHQSVEHVSSLRLIPNLENWRPCDTVESAIAWKHAVARRHGPTTLIFSRQNLPFMERSAEQIQHINRGGYVLRDAADAKAVLIATGSEVELAVKSADELAKQGIAVRVVSMPCTDLFDRQDAAYKASVLPKGLPRVAIEAGVTDFWYKYVGLEGGVVGIDTFGESAPAGVLFKHFGFTTDNVVAKVKSVIA; this is encoded by the coding sequence ATGACTTCTTCTCTCCCGACCGACAAGATGGCCAACGCGATCCGCGCCTTGGCGATGGACGCAGTTCAAAAGGCAAATTCCGGCCACCCTGGCATGCCGATGGGCATGGCGGAAATTGCCGTGGCATTGTGGTCCAGGCACTATCGCCATAATCCGGCCAATCCGCATTGGATGAATCGCGACCGCTTCATCCTGTCCAACGGCCATGGTTCGATGCTGCAATACGCCTTGCTGCACTTGACTGGCTACGACCTGTCGATGGACGAGATCAAGAATTTCCGCCAGTTGCACTCCAAGACCGCAGGCCACCCGGAAGTGCACGTGACGCCGGGCGTGGAAACGACCACCGGCCCGCTTGGCCAAGGATTGTCCAACGCGGTCGGCATGGCGCTCGCGGAACGTCTGCTGGCAGCGGAATTCAACAAGCCCGGCTTTAACGTGGTCGACCACCACACCTACGCCTTCGTCGGCGATGGCTGCCTGATGGAAGGCATTTCGCACGAAGTCTGCTCGCTGGCCGGCGCGCTGCGCCTGTCTAAGCTGATCGTGCTGTACGACGACAACGGCATCTCGATCGACGGCAAGGTCGAAGGCTGGTTCCTCGATGACACACCGAAGCGTTTCGAAGCGTACAACTGGAACGTGATCCGCAATGTCGACGGCCATGACGTGGCTGCGGTCGCAGCCGCGATCGCCGAAGCGAAGAAATCCGACAAGCCGGTCCTGATCTGCTGCAAGACCATGATCGGCAAGGGTTCGCCGAACATGCAGGGCACCGACAAGGTCCACGGCGCGGCGCTGGGCGACAAGGAAATCGCCGCCACCCGCGAAGCGATCGGCTGGACCCATGCGCCGTTCGAGATCCCGGCGGACGTCTATACCGCATGGGATGCGAAGCAGCAGGGCGCCGCGCTGGAAGAAGAGTGGAATGCACTGTTCAAGGCCTACGACGAGCGCTATCCGCAGGAAGCGGGCGAGCTCGTGCGCCGCATGAAGGGCGAATTGCCGGGCAACTTCACCGCGACCATGGATGCCTACGTCGCCGCTTGCATTGAAAAGAAGGAAACCATCGCCACCCGCAAGGCCAGCCAGAACGCGATCCAGGCGCTGGCGCCGGTACTGCCGGAATTCCTCGGCGGCTCGGCCGACCTGACCGGCTCCAACCTGACCAACTGGAAGGAATGCGTGGCGGTGCGCGCCGAGCAGGCGGGCAACCATATCAACTACGGCGTGCGCGAATTCGGCATGAGCGCGATCATGAACGGCATCGCCCTGCATGGCGGCTACATCCCGTTCGGCGCGACCTTCCTGACCTTCTCCGACTACAGCCGCAACGCGTTGCGCATGGCGGCGCTGATGAAGATCCGCTCGATCTTCGTGTTTACGCACGATTCGATCGGCCTGGGCGAAGACGGCCCGACCCACCAGTCGGTCGAGCACGTGTCCAGCCTGCGCCTGATTCCGAACCTTGAAAACTGGCGTCCGTGCGACACCGTCGAATCCGCGATCGCATGGAAACACGCGGTGGCGCGCCGCCACGGCCCGACCACGCTGATCTTCTCGCGTCAGAACCTGCCGTTTATGGAACGCAGCGCGGAACAAATCCAGCATATCAACCGCGGCGGTTACGTGCTGCGCGATGCGGCAGATGCCAAGGCAGTGCTGATCGCCACCGGCTCCGAGGTCGAACTCGCGGTCAAGTCGGCCGACGAGCTGGCCAAGCAAGGCATCGCGGTACGCGTGGTTTCCATGCCGTGTACCGACCTGTTCGACCGCCAGGATGCGGCCTACAAGGCAAGCGTATTGCCGAAGGGCCTGCCGCGCGTGGCGATCGAAGCGGGCGTGACAGACTTCTGGTACAAGTACGTCGGCCTGGAAGGCGGCGTGGTTGGTATCGACACCTTCGGCGAATCGGCGCCGGCCGGCGTGCTGTTCAAGCACTTCGGCTTCACGACGGACAATGTCGTGGCCAAGGTGAAATCGGTGATCGCTTAA
- a CDS encoding 16S rRNA (uracil(1498)-N(3))-methyltransferase, which produces MPRFYYPSSLAIGASITLPEQVAHHVHVLRLAPGDTISLFNGDGGEYAATLGAIEKKRVQADVKAFSPRETELPYSVTLAQALPEGSKMDWIIEKAVELGAAALQPLAAQRCVVRLSAERAAKKMEHWNGIIVAAAEQSGRNRLAHLAEPADFNGWVGQQNLHRRILLSPRAAQSLPDWARHHPPQAVSLVIGPEGGFSEQEENLALAHGALALSMGPRVLRTETAGLAALAALNAIWGGI; this is translated from the coding sequence ATGCCGCGTTTTTATTACCCGTCATCTCTTGCCATCGGAGCAAGCATCACACTTCCGGAACAAGTTGCGCATCATGTCCACGTGTTGCGTCTTGCGCCCGGCGACACCATTAGCCTGTTCAATGGCGATGGCGGCGAATATGCGGCGACCTTGGGCGCGATCGAAAAGAAGCGCGTGCAAGCGGACGTCAAGGCGTTTTCGCCGCGCGAGACGGAACTGCCCTACTCGGTCACGCTGGCACAAGCCCTGCCGGAAGGCTCGAAGATGGACTGGATCATCGAGAAGGCAGTCGAGCTCGGCGCCGCCGCGCTTCAGCCGCTCGCCGCGCAACGCTGCGTGGTACGCCTGTCCGCCGAGCGGGCCGCGAAGAAAATGGAGCACTGGAACGGCATCATCGTCGCCGCGGCCGAACAAAGCGGCCGTAACCGGCTCGCCCATCTGGCGGAACCGGCCGATTTCAACGGTTGGGTCGGCCAGCAGAACCTGCATCGCCGCATCCTGTTGTCGCCCCGCGCCGCGCAATCGCTGCCCGACTGGGCTCGGCACCATCCGCCGCAGGCGGTATCGCTGGTGATCGGCCCGGAAGGCGGATTTTCCGAACAAGAAGAAAACCTGGCTCTGGCGCACGGCGCTCTGGCACTTTCCATGGGGCCACGGGTCTTGCGCACGGAAACCGCAGGCCTGGCCGCCCTTGCCGCACTGAACGCTATTTGGGGTGGAATCTAA
- a CDS encoding YidB family protein: MGILDSAADMFSGNNQAPIPDNRTRLIQATLSLLANNGQNGGLHGLLERFQEAGLGNVFSSWIGTGENVPITPQQVQEALGEGHLQQISEESGLSEDETARQLSGLLPEMVDTLTPAGHIPRGGLGTMSELLEHFIGGFLK, translated from the coding sequence ATGGGAATTCTCGACAGCGCTGCCGATATGTTCAGCGGCAACAACCAGGCGCCGATACCGGATAACAGGACGCGATTGATTCAAGCCACACTTTCGCTGCTTGCCAACAATGGGCAAAACGGTGGATTGCATGGCCTGCTGGAGCGCTTCCAGGAAGCCGGGCTCGGCAATGTCTTCAGCTCCTGGATCGGCACCGGCGAGAACGTGCCGATCACGCCGCAACAAGTGCAGGAAGCGCTCGGAGAAGGCCACCTGCAGCAGATTTCCGAGGAAAGCGGCTTGTCGGAAGATGAAACGGCACGCCAGTTGAGCGGCTTGCTGCCGGAAATGGTGGATACCCTGACGCCGGCCGGGCATATCCCGCGCGGCGGATTGGGCACGATGAGCGAATTGCTGGAGCATTTCATCGGTGGATTTTTGAAATGA